A window of Equus caballus isolate H_3958 breed thoroughbred chromosome 10, TB-T2T, whole genome shotgun sequence contains these coding sequences:
- the LOC102147524 gene encoding zinc finger protein 28 homolog, whose product MDYSSQKILFLGNADFLGPPTASLHRPENRTAEPSGRCRATGPSGHGSSASRSARGSGGEASLGQDHRFCPKATCPGSRSRSARRAAGSRPRQAAETLDRCGSGRSYAPSRPALGATGRAEMTAAGPMAPRHPEQVTFDDVAVDFTQEEWRLLGPAQRTLYHEVMLETFRHLVAVGPGIPKPHIVAQLELGVEPWRMDRGLSQDPCPD is encoded by the exons aTGGACTACAGCTCCCAGAAGATCTTGTTCCTAGGCAACGCCGACTTTCTGGGGCCTCCCACTGCTTCCCTCCATCGGCCGGAGAACCGCACCGCGGAGCCTTCTGGGAGAT GCCGCGCCACGGGGCCTTCTGGTCACGGTAGTTCCGCTTCCCGCTCGGCACGGGGATCCGGCGGAGAGGCTTCGCTAGGTCAGGACCATCGGTTCTGTCCGAAGGCGACGTGCCCCGGGTCTCGCTCCAGGTCCGCCAGGAGAGCTGCGGGCTCCAGGCCGCGCCAAGCTGCGGAGACGCTGGACCGCTGCGGGTCGGGCCGTTCCTACGCGCCCTCCAGGCCTGCCTTGGGCGCGACGGGGCGGGCGGAGATGACAGCCGCGGGGCCAATGGCACCGCGCCACCCG GAGCAGGTAACCTTCGATGACGTGGCTGTGGACTTCACCCAGGAGGAGTGGAGGCTGCTGGGCCCCGCCCAGAGGACCCTGTACCACGAAGTGATGCTGGAGACCTTTAGGCACCTGGTCGCTGTGG GGCCTGGGATCCCCAAGCCACATATCGTTGCCCAGCTGGAGCTCGGGGTAGAGCCATGGAGGATGGACAGAGGACTCTCTCAAGATCCCTGCCCGG attag